A DNA window from Burkholderia sp. HI2500 contains the following coding sequences:
- a CDS encoding long-chain fatty acid--CoA ligase, with protein sequence MDKIWLKSYPPGVPAEIDASPYPSVPDLLDESFRQYRDRTAFVCMGKGITYGELDTLSRQFGAWLQSRGLARGARVAIMMPNVLQYPVAIAAVLRAGYTVVNVNPLYTPRELEHQLKDSGAEAIVILENFASTLQAVIANTGVKHVVVASMGDLLGIKGWLVNYVVRNVKKMVPAWQLPSFTRFKAALSEGARQAFKAQKIGPDDVAFLQYTGGTTGVAKGATLLHRNIVSNVLQAGAWHHPAHEKFPDVKQFVTVVALPLYHVFALTVCGFLTMRTGGMGILIPNPRDIAGMIKELKGYQISTIPAVNTLYNALLNHPEFSQLDLSKLVIANGGGMAIQEGVAKRWYEKTHTAIIEGYGLSETSPVATCNPVTATEYSGTIGLPLPSTEVAIRDDAGNDVALGEPGEICIRGPQVMAGYWNRPDETAKVMFADGFFKTGDVGVMDARGYVKIVDRKKDMILVSGFNVYPNEVEDVVASHPGVFEVAAVGVPDEHSGEAVKLFVVKKDPALTDKDILAYCKERLTGYKRPKLVEFRTELPKTNVGKILRRELRDGRA encoded by the coding sequence ATGGACAAAATTTGGCTGAAATCGTACCCACCCGGCGTTCCAGCCGAAATTGACGCGTCTCCTTATCCCTCCGTTCCCGACCTGCTCGACGAAAGCTTCCGGCAGTATCGCGACCGCACGGCATTCGTCTGCATGGGCAAGGGCATCACGTACGGCGAACTCGACACGCTGTCGCGCCAGTTCGGCGCGTGGCTGCAATCGCGCGGGCTTGCGCGCGGGGCGCGCGTCGCGATCATGATGCCGAACGTGCTGCAGTACCCCGTGGCGATCGCCGCGGTACTGCGCGCGGGCTACACCGTCGTCAACGTCAACCCGCTCTATACGCCGCGCGAGCTCGAGCATCAGCTGAAGGACAGCGGTGCGGAGGCGATCGTCATCCTCGAGAATTTCGCGTCGACGCTGCAGGCCGTCATCGCGAATACGGGCGTCAAGCACGTCGTCGTTGCATCGATGGGCGATCTGCTGGGCATCAAGGGATGGCTCGTCAACTACGTCGTGCGCAACGTCAAGAAGATGGTGCCTGCCTGGCAGCTGCCGTCGTTCACGCGCTTCAAGGCCGCACTGTCGGAAGGTGCGCGCCAGGCATTCAAGGCGCAGAAGATCGGCCCCGATGACGTCGCGTTCCTGCAATACACGGGCGGTACGACCGGCGTGGCGAAGGGGGCGACGCTGCTGCACCGGAACATCGTGTCGAACGTGCTGCAGGCGGGCGCCTGGCATCATCCGGCTCACGAGAAGTTTCCGGACGTGAAACAGTTCGTGACCGTTGTCGCGCTGCCGCTGTATCACGTGTTCGCGCTGACCGTCTGCGGCTTCCTGACGATGCGTACCGGTGGCATGGGCATCCTGATCCCGAATCCGCGCGACATCGCCGGCATGATCAAGGAGCTGAAGGGCTACCAGATCTCGACGATCCCGGCGGTCAACACGCTGTACAACGCACTGCTGAACCATCCGGAATTCAGTCAGCTCGACCTGTCGAAGCTCGTGATCGCCAACGGCGGCGGCATGGCGATCCAGGAAGGCGTCGCGAAACGCTGGTATGAAAAGACCCATACGGCGATTATCGAGGGTTATGGGCTGTCTGAAACGTCGCCGGTGGCGACCTGCAACCCCGTGACGGCCACCGAGTACAGCGGGACGATCGGCTTGCCGCTGCCGTCGACCGAAGTGGCGATTCGCGACGACGCGGGCAACGACGTCGCGCTCGGCGAACCCGGCGAGATCTGCATCCGCGGGCCGCAGGTGATGGCCGGCTACTGGAACCGGCCGGACGAAACCGCGAAGGTCATGTTCGCGGACGGCTTCTTCAAGACGGGCGACGTCGGCGTGATGGATGCGCGAGGTTACGTGAAGATCGTCGACCGGAAGAAGGACATGATCCTCGTGTCGGGCTTCAACGTGTACCCGAACGAAGTCGAGGACGTGGTGGCGTCGCATCCGGGCGTGTTCGAGGTGGCAGCGGTCGGCGTGCCCGACGAGCATTCCGGCGAAGCCGTGAAGCTGTTCGTCGTGAAGAAGGACCCGGCGCTCACCGACAAGGACATCCTTGCCTACTGCAAGGAGCGTCTCACAGGCTACAAGCGGCCGAAGCTGGTCGAGTTCCGTACGGAGCTGCCGAAAACGAACGTCGGCAAGATCCTGCGGCGCGAACTGCGCGACGGACGCGCATAA
- a CDS encoding molybdopterin-containing oxidoreductase family protein produces the protein MNAAIQVARAVCPHDCPDTCAMRVTVENGKAIKVTGDPDHPPTQGVLCTKVSRYADRVHHPDRLTVPLKRIGAKGEGHFVPISWDEAFDEIGRRLGEIAARTPEAIVPYSYAGTMGLVQGEGIAQRFFHKLGASRLERTICAAAGAAGLRYTYGGSLGMHLEHFEESELILIWGANPIASSLHFWTRAQEAKRRGARLVAIDPYRSLTAEKCHQHIALKPGTDGAFALGMMHVLMTEDLLDHDYIASHTLGFDALKERAMSYPPERVAQICGIDASELIDLARRYGATRKASIRLNYGMQRVRGGGNAVRAIASLPALTGAWRDRAGGLLLSSSESAPVNQAALLRPDLMPGWPHKLPRIINMNAIGDALLHPGDATFGPKVEAVIVYNSNPVAVAPDSSKVAAGFARDDLFTVVLEHFKTDTVDFADIVLPATTQLEHLDIHKSYGHTYVMANLPSIPPVGEARPNTEIFRGIARSMGLDEPALYHSDEEVARAALRWDDPVLDSDWDTLKRDGWLKLKLPEAPFANGGFRTPSGKCEFYSPRLEQMGADPVPDYLPPFESAEAAPDLAARYPLAMISPPARHFLNSTFVNVDSLRHTEGEPHLDIHPSDADARGIAEGDVVRIFNDRGSMQALARITDRARAGLVVGLSIWWKKLSPDGRNANEVTSQALTDLGNSATFYDCLVEVERI, from the coding sequence ATGAACGCCGCCATTCAGGTAGCTCGGGCCGTTTGCCCGCATGATTGTCCGGACACGTGCGCAATGCGTGTGACTGTCGAAAACGGCAAGGCGATCAAGGTCACGGGCGATCCGGACCATCCGCCGACACAAGGCGTGTTGTGTACGAAAGTCAGCCGATACGCCGATCGCGTTCATCACCCCGACCGCCTCACCGTCCCGCTCAAACGTATCGGTGCCAAAGGGGAAGGGCATTTCGTACCCATCAGCTGGGATGAGGCGTTCGATGAGATCGGCCGTCGTCTCGGTGAAATCGCGGCGCGCACACCGGAAGCAATCGTGCCGTACAGCTATGCGGGGACGATGGGGCTCGTGCAGGGGGAGGGGATCGCCCAGCGATTCTTCCACAAGCTCGGTGCCTCGCGACTCGAACGCACGATTTGCGCGGCGGCCGGTGCAGCGGGGTTGCGTTACACCTATGGCGGTAGTCTCGGCATGCACCTCGAGCATTTCGAGGAAAGCGAGCTGATTCTGATTTGGGGAGCAAACCCGATCGCGTCGAGCCTGCACTTCTGGACGCGTGCGCAGGAAGCGAAGCGCCGAGGCGCACGTCTTGTCGCCATCGATCCGTATCGTTCGCTGACAGCGGAGAAGTGTCATCAGCACATCGCGTTGAAACCCGGTACCGACGGCGCGTTCGCACTCGGCATGATGCATGTGCTGATGACCGAAGACCTGCTCGATCACGATTACATCGCCAGCCATACGCTCGGCTTCGACGCGCTCAAGGAGCGGGCGATGTCCTATCCCCCGGAACGCGTTGCGCAGATCTGCGGGATCGACGCGTCGGAGCTGATCGACCTTGCACGTCGTTACGGTGCCACCCGCAAGGCATCGATCCGTCTCAACTACGGCATGCAGCGTGTTCGCGGTGGCGGCAACGCCGTGCGCGCGATCGCAAGCCTGCCTGCGCTGACGGGCGCCTGGCGGGACCGGGCCGGCGGGCTGTTGCTCTCGTCGTCGGAATCCGCGCCGGTCAATCAGGCTGCGCTGCTTCGCCCGGATTTGATGCCGGGCTGGCCGCACAAACTGCCGCGCATCATCAACATGAACGCGATCGGCGACGCGCTGCTGCACCCGGGCGATGCCACCTTCGGGCCGAAGGTCGAAGCGGTGATCGTATACAACTCGAACCCGGTGGCTGTCGCGCCGGATTCATCGAAGGTCGCGGCAGGGTTCGCACGTGACGATCTGTTCACGGTCGTTCTCGAGCATTTCAAGACAGATACCGTCGATTTCGCCGATATTGTGTTGCCGGCCACTACCCAGCTCGAGCATCTGGACATCCACAAATCGTACGGTCACACCTATGTGATGGCGAACCTGCCGTCGATTCCTCCGGTGGGAGAGGCTCGGCCGAATACGGAGATCTTCCGCGGCATCGCGCGCAGCATGGGGCTCGACGAACCCGCGCTTTATCACAGCGACGAAGAGGTCGCGCGCGCGGCGCTCCGCTGGGACGATCCGGTGCTCGACAGCGATTGGGACACGCTCAAGCGCGATGGCTGGTTGAAGCTCAAGCTGCCGGAGGCGCCGTTCGCGAACGGCGGTTTCCGCACGCCGTCCGGCAAGTGTGAGTTCTACAGCCCCCGACTCGAGCAGATGGGCGCGGATCCCGTGCCCGACTACCTGCCGCCATTCGAGTCGGCCGAGGCCGCGCCCGATCTCGCCGCACGCTATCCGCTCGCGATGATCTCGCCGCCGGCTCGCCACTTCCTGAACAGTACGTTCGTGAACGTCGACAGCCTGCGTCATACCGAAGGCGAGCCGCATCTCGACATCCACCCGTCTGACGCCGATGCGCGCGGTATCGCGGAAGGTGACGTCGTTCGCATCTTCAACGACCGCGGATCGATGCAGGCGCTCGCGAGAATTACCGATCGCGCGCGCGCAGGGCTCGTCGTCGGGCTGTCGATCTGGTGGAAGAAGCTGTCGCCGGACGGCAGAAACGCGAACGAAGTGACGAGCCAGGCACTCACCGATCTCGGCAATTCGGCGACGTTCTACGACTGCCTCGTGGAAGTTGAGCGCATTTGA
- a CDS encoding porin: MKKSLLALVALGAFAGAAHAQSSVTLYGIIDEGLLFNNNAGGKHLYSMASGVMQGSRFGLRGTEDLGGGLKAIFTLENGFDVNSGKLGQGGLMFGRQAYVGLSSQYGTVTLGRQYDSVVDFVGPLEAGDQWGGYIAAHPGDLDNFNNAYRVNNAVKFTSPTYGGFSFGGLYSFGGQAGQFSKNQVWSLGAGYNNGPLVLGVGYLNARTPNQFGGMFNNGSASSSVSSPIYGGYANNANTYQVIGAGGAYTFGAATIGATYSNTKFKGFSAGPFVNQTATFNNGEINFKYQLTPALILGAAYDYTQGSKIDGNSAAKYHQGSLGVDYFLSKRTDVYAIGVYQHASGNVLDSNGNVLKATAAINGLAGSSSANQVAARVGIRHKF; the protein is encoded by the coding sequence ATGAAAAAGTCGCTTCTCGCGCTCGTCGCGCTGGGCGCGTTCGCTGGCGCTGCCCATGCGCAAAGCAGCGTGACGCTTTACGGCATCATCGATGAAGGCCTGCTCTTCAACAACAACGCGGGCGGCAAGCATCTGTACAGCATGGCCAGCGGCGTGATGCAAGGCAGCCGCTTCGGCCTGCGCGGCACCGAAGACCTCGGTGGCGGCCTGAAGGCGATCTTCACCCTCGAAAACGGTTTCGACGTGAACAGCGGCAAGCTCGGTCAGGGCGGCCTGATGTTCGGTCGTCAGGCTTACGTCGGCCTGTCGAGCCAGTACGGTACGGTCACGCTGGGTCGTCAATACGACTCCGTCGTCGACTTCGTCGGCCCGCTCGAGGCAGGCGACCAGTGGGGCGGCTACATCGCCGCTCACCCGGGCGACCTCGACAACTTCAACAACGCGTATCGCGTGAACAACGCAGTCAAGTTCACGAGCCCGACCTACGGCGGCTTCTCGTTCGGCGGCCTGTACAGCTTCGGCGGTCAGGCAGGCCAGTTCTCGAAGAACCAGGTCTGGTCGCTCGGCGCAGGCTACAACAACGGCCCGCTGGTCTTGGGCGTCGGCTACTTGAACGCACGTACGCCGAACCAGTTCGGCGGCATGTTCAACAACGGCTCGGCGTCTTCGTCGGTCTCGTCGCCGATCTACGGCGGGTACGCGAACAACGCGAACACGTACCAGGTCATCGGTGCAGGCGGCGCCTACACGTTCGGCGCAGCGACGATCGGCGCGACGTACTCGAACACGAAGTTCAAGGGCTTCTCGGCAGGCCCGTTCGTGAACCAGACCGCGACGTTCAACAACGGCGAAATCAACTTCAAGTATCAGCTGACCCCGGCGCTGATTCTCGGCGCTGCGTACGACTACACGCAAGGCAGCAAGATCGACGGCAACTCGGCAGCCAAGTACCACCAAGGCTCGCTGGGCGTCGACTACTTCCTGTCGAAGCGTACCGACGTGTACGCAATCGGCGTGTACCAGCACGCATCGGGCAACGTGCTCGACTCGAACGGCAACGTCCTGAAGGCGACGGCAGCGATCAACGGTCTCGCAGGTTCGAGCTCGGCCAACCAGGTCGCAGCACGCGTCGGCATCCGTCACAAGTTCTAA